One Arthrobacter sp. StoSoilB20 DNA segment encodes these proteins:
- a CDS encoding DUF6492 family protein — MMGKHLATNRGTLGSGELAVVTPSYLPDRELCGDLNNSVLEMTDPGVVHHIVVPDRDFPAFSGLRGPRTAVHAARDFLPASFFRSPGFNVWINAARPWPPVRGWIAQQIIKLAVVARLDVAGALLLDSDSVLIRHTTLDTFRRNGRIPLYRAPGAVDATLPGHRLWHVSARRLLGLAPPPAGDLADYICWPCLWEPSVVRDMLGHVEDVTGRDWSTAVGGQLHFSEMMLYGLYVDEVAGGPEATVSEMQGIVHSAEVPLGQEEIEHLLREAPQDKSLLMLSAKAGIPLEVRRQALHSFRHASLGPERGDAR, encoded by the coding sequence ATGATGGGGAAGCACCTGGCCACGAATCGGGGCACCTTGGGCAGCGGCGAGCTGGCAGTGGTGACTCCGAGCTATTTGCCGGATCGGGAGTTGTGCGGGGACCTCAACAACTCAGTGCTTGAGATGACTGATCCCGGCGTGGTGCACCACATAGTGGTGCCGGACCGCGATTTTCCTGCCTTCAGCGGCCTGCGAGGGCCCCGGACAGCAGTGCACGCAGCACGGGACTTCCTTCCGGCCTCGTTTTTCAGGTCCCCGGGTTTCAACGTTTGGATCAACGCAGCCCGCCCTTGGCCACCGGTCCGCGGGTGGATCGCCCAGCAGATCATCAAACTGGCTGTTGTGGCGCGGCTGGATGTCGCCGGGGCCCTGCTCCTGGACTCCGACAGTGTGCTCATCCGCCATACAACCCTTGATACGTTCCGCCGGAACGGACGCATTCCCCTTTACCGAGCGCCAGGCGCCGTTGACGCGACCCTTCCAGGGCACAGGCTCTGGCATGTCTCGGCCAGGCGGCTGCTGGGCCTTGCGCCTCCTCCGGCTGGAGACTTGGCCGACTACATTTGCTGGCCGTGCTTGTGGGAGCCTTCGGTAGTGAGGGACATGCTCGGGCACGTCGAGGACGTCACGGGCCGGGACTGGTCCACCGCTGTCGGCGGGCAGCTTCACTTCTCTGAAATGATGCTCTACGGCCTCTATGTCGATGAAGTTGCCGGTGGCCCGGAGGCCACCGTCAGCGAAATGCAGGGGATCGTCCACTCCGCCGAAGTGCCCCTTGGCCAGGAGGAGATCGAGCATCTCCTGCGCGAGGCACCCCAGGACAAAAGCTTGTTGATGCTCTCCGCCAAAGCGGGGATACCCCTGGAGGTGCGCAGGCAGGCACTTCATTCGTTCCGCCACGCCTCCCTTGGCCCTGAAAGGGGGGATGCGCGGTGA
- a CDS encoding acetyltransferase, whose protein sequence is MSELLLIAASGLAREVLAMVRSNGPFDVIGILDDDEDKLGRVVDGAHVLGPIRDALKFPHALLLVCIGSGAGREAVVMRLRTLGLDEERYATAIDPSVQVPEGCMIGKGSILLAHVSMTASVTIGNHVVAMPGVTFTHDDDISDFATFASGVSLGGNVHIGRAAYVGMNASVRERTSIGANATIGMGAAVLTDVPAEETWAGVPARVIRRGNSPALEGIL, encoded by the coding sequence ATGAGCGAACTTCTCCTCATAGCGGCAAGCGGCCTCGCCAGGGAGGTCCTGGCCATGGTCCGCAGCAACGGGCCATTCGACGTGATCGGGATCCTCGATGACGACGAAGACAAACTCGGGCGGGTGGTTGACGGCGCCCACGTTCTTGGCCCCATCCGGGACGCCCTGAAATTCCCGCATGCACTGTTGCTGGTGTGCATCGGATCCGGCGCGGGGCGGGAAGCTGTGGTCATGCGGCTCAGGACCCTGGGGCTGGATGAGGAACGCTATGCCACAGCAATAGATCCCTCCGTCCAGGTACCCGAAGGCTGCATGATCGGCAAAGGCAGCATCCTCCTGGCCCACGTCAGCATGACGGCCTCGGTGACCATCGGCAACCACGTAGTGGCCATGCCGGGAGTCACCTTCACCCACGACGACGACATCAGCGACTTTGCCACCTTCGCCTCCGGGGTCTCACTGGGCGGCAACGTCCACATTGGCCGCGCCGCCTACGTCGGCATGAACGCCAGTGTCCGCGAGCGCACCTCGATCGGCGCCAATGCAACGATCGGCATGGGAGCTGCCGTATTGACCGATGTTCCGGCGGAGGAGACATGGGCCGGGGTTCCGGCACGGGTGATCCGGCGGGGAAATTCTCCTGCACTGGAGGGCATCCTGTGA
- a CDS encoding acyl-CoA dehydrogenase family protein, producing MKTPEEILPDALLERLRGRAAGYDQNNEFFHEDLEELAAAGYLKLFVPESDGGFGLGLEAVAAVQQRLATAAPATALAVNMHLVWTGVAQVMAARGDDSLDFVLKEAGRGEVFAFGISEAGNDSMLFDSGTTAEPLPDGSYKFTGRKIFTSLSRGWTRLGTFGKDPAGRSGEGELVFGFLRRDEPGHETLSDWDTLGMRASASNTTLLHGAVVPPERIFRKLPVGPNQDLLIFAIFACFETLLAAVYTGVAQRAFTLGVQNVKRRVSAKHGGRSFAQDPDIRWKVADAALAMDGIAPQISSIARDVDNRVDHGAQWFPKLVGLKSRATENARYVVDLAIRVTGGSSYFRGSEMERLYRDVLAGIFHPSNDESAHSTVANAWLGPLEG from the coding sequence GTGAAAACGCCCGAGGAAATCCTTCCCGACGCCCTGCTTGAACGGCTGCGCGGCCGCGCAGCCGGCTACGACCAGAACAACGAATTCTTCCACGAGGACCTGGAGGAGCTGGCCGCCGCCGGCTACCTCAAGCTCTTCGTACCGGAGTCCGACGGCGGATTTGGGCTCGGTCTCGAAGCGGTAGCTGCCGTACAGCAACGGCTCGCCACGGCCGCCCCCGCCACGGCGTTGGCCGTCAACATGCACTTGGTGTGGACCGGCGTCGCCCAGGTCATGGCTGCCCGCGGCGATGATTCCTTGGACTTCGTCCTGAAGGAGGCCGGGCGAGGGGAAGTTTTCGCCTTCGGCATTTCCGAGGCAGGCAACGATTCCATGTTGTTCGACTCCGGCACCACCGCCGAACCGCTGCCCGATGGAAGCTACAAGTTCACGGGCAGGAAAATCTTCACCAGCCTCTCACGCGGCTGGACGCGCCTGGGAACTTTCGGCAAGGATCCCGCCGGCAGGTCCGGAGAGGGTGAGCTGGTCTTCGGCTTCCTGCGCCGCGACGAACCCGGCCACGAAACACTCAGCGACTGGGACACCCTGGGCATGCGGGCCAGTGCTTCGAACACCACGTTGCTGCATGGCGCCGTGGTCCCGCCGGAGCGGATCTTCCGGAAACTGCCGGTGGGGCCCAACCAGGACCTGCTCATCTTCGCCATCTTCGCTTGCTTTGAAACACTCCTCGCAGCGGTCTACACGGGGGTGGCGCAACGGGCCTTCACACTGGGAGTGCAGAACGTAAAGCGCCGGGTCTCTGCCAAGCACGGCGGACGCAGCTTCGCCCAGGATCCGGACATCCGGTGGAAGGTAGCTGACGCCGCGCTGGCCATGGACGGAATCGCGCCCCAGATCTCCAGCATTGCCCGCGATGTTGACAACCGGGTGGATCACGGAGCCCAGTGGTTCCCCAAGCTGGTGGGCCTCAAATCCCGGGCCACGGAAAACGCACGCTACGTGGTGGACCTTGCCATCAGGGTCACGGGAGGCTCCAGTTACTTCAGGGGTTCGGAGATGGAACGCCTTTACCGCGACGTCCTGGCCGGCATATTCCACCCCTCCAACGACGAATCCGCGCACAGCACGGTCGCCAACGCCTGGTTGGGGCCATTGGAAGGTTAG
- a CDS encoding oligosaccharide flippase family protein — MTTVSGQDRTLGNRAASATLWGGLNMALGRIVQFATTIIVARMLAPEHFGALAVAIVVQTIATNMAELGATAALARGTGDPDRIAPTVFSIALATSAIMTSAAIVFAPALAAAFDDPAATPVIQVLSLTILLQGAGAVPSTMVWREFLQKPRVVVDVCSVLSVLVLVVPMALDGWGAMALAWSRVGGQLVALAGYWIITPKRFAPGFDRTVAVEVLRLGMPLAMANLVVFVTLNVDYLLIGRMLDPTALGLYLLAFNLAGLPSAVITSVIRATAVPVFGRLYTEGRLGLLAGRFVAGVAYVAFPISALVVGLAHPMVLAFFGSRWEPASVALATLGVFGAARILVELFADLSVGAGRTAWLFWVQVAWLAVLVPALYFSIRQWGIAGAGMAHAAAACLVVIPLYLKVLSSVLGVRAWDLLRGSIAPLLAAIAAGYVARLATMGITEPWMAVVLGSFLGAAVYVLLTFRQGKQLAGTVRGLLGQGPSLPLRAHEMEGPA, encoded by the coding sequence ATGACCACCGTCAGCGGCCAGGACCGTACCCTGGGCAACAGGGCTGCGAGCGCCACGCTGTGGGGTGGCCTCAACATGGCCTTGGGCAGGATTGTCCAGTTTGCCACCACCATCATTGTTGCCCGGATGCTCGCGCCGGAGCACTTCGGGGCGCTCGCGGTGGCCATTGTGGTCCAGACCATCGCCACGAACATGGCCGAGTTGGGCGCCACCGCCGCCCTGGCGCGCGGCACAGGGGATCCGGACAGGATTGCCCCTACAGTCTTCTCCATTGCCCTGGCTACCAGTGCCATCATGACGTCGGCAGCCATCGTCTTCGCGCCCGCCCTGGCAGCAGCGTTTGATGATCCTGCTGCGACGCCGGTGATCCAAGTGCTCTCGCTGACCATCCTGTTGCAAGGTGCCGGTGCCGTACCTTCGACCATGGTGTGGCGGGAGTTCCTGCAGAAGCCACGGGTGGTGGTTGATGTTTGCAGCGTGCTCAGCGTGCTGGTCCTCGTGGTGCCCATGGCGTTGGACGGTTGGGGAGCAATGGCGCTCGCATGGTCCAGGGTAGGTGGGCAGTTGGTTGCCCTGGCCGGCTATTGGATCATTACGCCCAAGAGGTTCGCGCCGGGGTTTGACCGGACGGTTGCTGTGGAAGTTCTGCGGCTGGGCATGCCGCTGGCCATGGCCAACCTGGTGGTGTTCGTGACGCTGAACGTTGACTACCTCCTGATTGGCCGGATGCTGGATCCGACAGCGCTTGGCTTATATCTGCTCGCTTTCAATCTGGCGGGGTTGCCGAGCGCCGTCATCACATCGGTGATAAGGGCCACTGCCGTTCCGGTCTTCGGCCGCCTGTATACCGAGGGCAGGCTGGGGCTGCTGGCTGGCCGGTTCGTGGCTGGGGTTGCCTACGTCGCTTTTCCGATTTCGGCGTTGGTTGTTGGTTTGGCCCACCCGATGGTCCTGGCCTTTTTTGGATCCAGGTGGGAGCCGGCGTCGGTCGCCTTGGCCACTTTGGGGGTCTTCGGGGCGGCGAGGATTCTGGTTGAACTGTTCGCTGACCTTTCCGTCGGGGCGGGCCGGACAGCGTGGCTGTTCTGGGTTCAAGTGGCGTGGCTCGCAGTCCTGGTACCGGCCCTTTATTTTTCGATCCGGCAGTGGGGGATAGCGGGGGCAGGAATGGCGCATGCTGCCGCCGCCTGCCTGGTTGTCATCCCGTTGTACCTCAAGGTTCTGAGCTCTGTGTTGGGTGTCCGGGCTTGGGATCTGTTGCGTGGAAGTATTGCTCCCCTGTTGGCGGCAATAGCGGCCGGATATGTTGCCCGGCTTGCCACGATGGGCATCACGGAACCTTGGATGGCGGTTGTGCTGGGAAGTTTCCTGGGCGCAGCCGTTTATGTGCTGCTGACGTTCCGGCAGGGGAAACAACTGGCGGGGACTGTGCGTGGCTTGCTCGGGCAGGGGCCATCCCTTCCTTTGCGGGCGCATGAAATGGAAGGGCCGGCATGA
- a CDS encoding DUF5703 family protein, whose product MREQFPGSSVECQRDYARQYEYLVLTVGPDDSLPEARRRLAEHSEYGKWELERSVLYLGGGRRFWLRRKVYSVQRTV is encoded by the coding sequence ATGAGAGAACAATTTCCGGGTAGCTCCGTAGAGTGCCAAAGAGACTATGCACGTCAGTACGAGTACCTCGTTCTGACGGTGGGACCTGACGATTCACTGCCAGAGGCCCGGCGCCGGCTCGCCGAACATTCCGAGTACGGCAAATGGGAACTCGAACGCAGCGTGCTCTATCTTGGCGGGGGTCGCCGGTTTTGGCTGCGCCGCAAGGTCTATTCAGTACAGCGGACCGTGTAG
- a CDS encoding sugar transferase, which translates to MVRVPVLRSGKVAAPHGAAHAPAGSTFPVHPAVADANPPLSPWIGRSAAAQQTEKAGLAAPGPDVTLDSTRPPVTHRPARTKALLNDLFNDRLTWTRLLTNSLRLADTALVAAAVIAGLALNTNGTALPPGSPPHAQHLVLGLILGVVWLVALEVYRTRDPKVLGVGPEEYKRVLSASFRVFGFLGIVAVVFRLEAVSSFVLVSLPLGLVALTGSRWGFRRWLSHEKSRGRCLSRAIVVGEPQDVRYVIKQINRKSGAAYDIVGACLPGARRGAVLSVDHLRVPVLSSIYGVAHTVRHTNANAVIVAGPVPGGNQFIQELGWQLEENAAELVLAATLTNVAGPRIHWRPVEGLPLMHVDIPHYSGGKHTLKRLMDITVSAAALLVLAPVLLTLAAIVRADSPGPVLFKQERIGKRGTTFQMLKFRSMVVNAEAHLDALSSQDEGAGVLFKIRGDPRITRCGRWMRKYSLDELPQFWNVLVGNMSLVGPRPPLSKEVSGYERHTHRRLLIKPGITGLWQINGRSDLPWDEAVRLDLYYVENWSIAGDLIIMWRTFRAMTRPSGAY; encoded by the coding sequence ATGGTTAGAGTTCCAGTCTTGCGATCAGGCAAGGTAGCGGCACCCCACGGTGCGGCCCATGCCCCAGCGGGGTCAACCTTCCCCGTTCATCCTGCCGTGGCCGACGCCAATCCGCCTCTGTCTCCCTGGATTGGCAGGTCCGCTGCTGCACAGCAGACCGAAAAGGCGGGACTGGCGGCCCCGGGCCCGGATGTCACCCTGGATTCCACGCGGCCGCCAGTCACCCACCGTCCCGCCCGCACCAAGGCCCTGTTGAACGACCTGTTCAACGACCGTTTGACGTGGACGCGCCTGCTGACCAACAGCCTCCGGCTGGCTGACACGGCGCTGGTTGCCGCGGCTGTCATTGCCGGGCTGGCATTGAACACCAATGGAACGGCACTGCCTCCGGGCAGCCCCCCGCATGCCCAGCACCTGGTGTTGGGCTTGATTCTTGGCGTGGTGTGGCTGGTGGCCTTGGAGGTGTACAGGACCCGCGATCCCAAAGTCCTCGGCGTAGGACCTGAGGAGTACAAACGGGTACTTTCCGCCAGTTTCCGGGTCTTCGGATTCCTGGGCATCGTCGCCGTGGTTTTCCGTTTGGAGGCTGTCAGTTCCTTTGTCCTGGTCTCCTTGCCGCTGGGACTGGTGGCCCTGACCGGAAGCAGATGGGGCTTCCGCCGCTGGCTAAGCCACGAAAAGTCCAGGGGCCGCTGCCTTTCGCGGGCGATCGTGGTGGGCGAACCACAGGACGTCCGTTACGTCATCAAACAGATCAACCGAAAGTCAGGCGCCGCCTACGACATCGTCGGTGCCTGCCTCCCCGGGGCCCGGCGCGGAGCCGTCCTTTCAGTGGACCACCTGCGGGTGCCGGTACTGTCCTCCATCTACGGTGTGGCCCATACCGTCCGCCACACCAATGCCAACGCAGTGATAGTGGCCGGCCCGGTTCCCGGAGGAAACCAGTTCATCCAGGAGCTTGGATGGCAGCTGGAGGAAAATGCAGCTGAGCTGGTCCTGGCCGCAACCCTGACCAACGTGGCCGGCCCGCGCATCCACTGGCGGCCAGTCGAAGGCCTTCCCCTGATGCACGTTGATATTCCGCACTACTCCGGCGGCAAACACACGCTTAAACGGCTGATGGACATCACGGTTTCCGCAGCAGCTTTGCTGGTCCTGGCGCCGGTCCTGCTCACCCTGGCCGCAATAGTCCGGGCGGACAGCCCCGGGCCTGTCCTGTTCAAACAGGAGAGGATCGGCAAGCGCGGCACTACTTTCCAGATGCTGAAGTTCCGTTCCATGGTGGTGAACGCTGAAGCACACCTGGATGCCCTCAGCAGCCAGGACGAGGGCGCCGGAGTCCTGTTCAAGATCCGCGGCGACCCGCGGATTACCCGGTGCGGACGGTGGATGCGCAAGTACTCCCTGGACGAACTTCCGCAGTTCTGGAACGTCCTGGTGGGCAATATGAGCCTGGTTGGGCCAAGGCCTCCGCTGTCCAAGGAGGTCAGCGGCTATGAGCGCCACACGCACCGCCGGTTGTTGATCAAACCTGGAATCACGGGGTTGTGGCAGATAAATGGACGCTCCGACCTCCCCTGGGACGAAGCAGTCCGGCTGGATCTCTACTACGTGGAGAACTGGTCCATAGCAGGGGACCTCATCATCATGTGGCGGACCTTCCGGGCCATGACCCGGCCCTCCGGCGCCTACTGA
- a CDS encoding NAD-dependent epimerase/dehydratase family protein: MKNILGANVLVTGGAGTIGSTLVDQLLDAGAAHVHVLDNLVRGRLANLDAALASGRVDLVQGDLRDRDLVHDLTRGKDLVFHQAAIRITQCAEEPRLALEVLVDGTFNVLEAAAQNPVEKLILASSASVYGMAEHFPTTERHHHHNNDTFYGAAKSFNEGMARSFRAMSGLNYVALRYFNVYGPRMDVHGLYTEVLVRWMERIVDGRPPLIFGSGGQTMDFIHTADVARANVLAAVSDRTEGVYNIASGTETSLAGLAQTLLDVMESPLHLEHGPERAVNGVARRLADTSAARADLGFEAAVGLEDGLRSLVTWWRPLRGEIAAARSTIGPEAPVAGAR; the protein is encoded by the coding sequence GTGAAAAATATCCTCGGCGCCAACGTCCTGGTCACCGGTGGCGCCGGAACCATAGGATCCACCCTGGTTGACCAACTGCTCGACGCCGGTGCGGCGCACGTTCACGTCCTTGACAACCTCGTGCGGGGACGCCTTGCGAACCTCGATGCTGCCCTGGCCAGTGGCCGGGTGGACTTGGTCCAGGGCGATCTTCGGGACCGTGACCTGGTGCATGACCTTACCCGCGGCAAGGACCTGGTATTCCACCAGGCAGCCATCCGCATCACCCAGTGCGCCGAGGAACCCCGGCTGGCCCTTGAAGTCCTGGTGGATGGAACCTTCAACGTGCTTGAGGCCGCCGCCCAAAACCCGGTGGAGAAGCTGATACTGGCCTCCAGTGCATCGGTTTACGGCATGGCAGAGCACTTTCCCACTACCGAACGCCACCACCATCACAACAACGACACGTTCTACGGCGCAGCCAAGTCCTTCAACGAAGGCATGGCCCGAAGCTTCCGCGCGATGTCAGGCCTGAATTACGTGGCCCTGCGGTACTTCAACGTCTATGGTCCGCGGATGGATGTTCACGGGCTCTATACCGAGGTGCTGGTGCGCTGGATGGAACGGATTGTCGATGGCCGGCCGCCGTTGATCTTCGGCAGCGGCGGACAGACGATGGATTTCATCCACACTGCAGACGTGGCCAGGGCAAACGTCCTGGCAGCAGTGAGCGATCGCACCGAGGGCGTCTACAACATTGCCAGTGGAACTGAAACCAGCCTCGCGGGATTGGCCCAAACGCTGCTCGATGTCATGGAGTCCCCGCTGCACCTGGAGCACGGGCCGGAAAGGGCAGTCAACGGGGTGGCGCGCCGCTTGGCCGACACCTCGGCAGCGCGGGCCGACCTCGGATTCGAGGCCGCCGTCGGCCTGGAGGATGGACTGCGCTCGCTGGTGACCTGGTGGCGGCCGTTGCGCGGGGAGATCGCCGCAGCCCGGAGCACCATTGGTCCTGAAGCTCCTGTAGCTGGTGCGAGATGA
- a CDS encoding glycosyltransferase yields MRPVPLQQPVDVSVVVPCYNYGRFLPEAVASAVGQEGVDVEVIVVDDASTDGSAAVAWRLASEDSRISVVLHERNLGHIATYNDGLSRARGRYVTLLSADDLIAPGALARAAALMEANPKVGMVYGLPRDFTDRPPGPSSHEHTTWTVWEGKEWVSLACARGRNFILSPEVVMRTAAVLSVGAYSTTLPHSGDLEYWLRAAGSWDVGRINGPVQAFYRVHGANMHQTEFAAAAVDLKHRLEAFRVLEDPRFPGDPKTRVRQMQRAKRALSREAAQSGFKEINNRGSVEAAVELRKFLESLHEVPGNIHRANALQARITQAARGRRPGAGRLLTGFVRSQLDRVRWRLWAMTGIS; encoded by the coding sequence ATGCGGCCCGTTCCCCTGCAGCAACCCGTGGACGTTTCCGTGGTGGTGCCGTGCTACAACTATGGACGGTTCCTGCCTGAGGCTGTTGCCAGTGCCGTTGGGCAGGAGGGTGTGGACGTTGAGGTCATTGTGGTCGATGATGCCTCCACTGATGGCAGCGCCGCCGTGGCTTGGAGGTTGGCGTCCGAGGACTCCCGGATCAGCGTGGTGCTTCACGAAAGAAACCTGGGGCACATCGCAACGTACAACGACGGCCTCTCCAGGGCGCGGGGCCGGTACGTGACGCTGCTGTCCGCGGATGACTTGATAGCCCCCGGGGCACTGGCCCGGGCTGCGGCACTGATGGAAGCCAATCCGAAGGTGGGAATGGTGTACGGCCTTCCCCGGGACTTCACCGACAGGCCTCCGGGACCCTCTTCGCACGAACACACCACGTGGACTGTGTGGGAGGGCAAGGAGTGGGTTTCCTTGGCATGTGCACGCGGGAGGAACTTCATCCTCTCGCCCGAAGTGGTCATGAGGACCGCTGCCGTGCTCAGTGTGGGCGCTTACAGCACCACCTTGCCGCACTCGGGGGACCTTGAGTATTGGCTTCGGGCTGCGGGTTCCTGGGACGTGGGAAGGATCAACGGGCCGGTCCAGGCTTTCTACCGGGTCCACGGGGCCAACATGCACCAAACCGAATTTGCGGCGGCCGCCGTCGACCTCAAGCACCGTCTCGAAGCCTTCCGGGTCCTCGAAGACCCAAGGTTCCCGGGGGATCCGAAAACTCGGGTGCGGCAGATGCAGCGGGCCAAGCGCGCCCTCAGCAGGGAAGCTGCACAGTCAGGGTTCAAGGAAATCAACAATCGGGGGTCGGTGGAAGCGGCCGTTGAACTCCGCAAATTCCTTGAGAGCCTCCACGAAGTTCCCGGGAACATCCACCGGGCCAATGCGTTGCAGGCCAGGATCACCCAAGCCGCCCGTGGTCGGAGACCCGGGGCCGGCCGGCTGCTCACCGGGTTTGTGCGGAGCCAACTGGACCGCGTCCGTTGGCGGCTATGGGCCATGACGGGAATTTCATGA
- a CDS encoding Gfo/Idh/MocA family oxidoreductase: MSIRTIPSGQLNGHALRPKLRIAVVGAGYWGPNLARNLKASPDWDLVAICDLDVERGLKLAETVGGVAVVESLDELLDTYNLDAVAVATPAHTHHGVVMTALRAGKHVLVEKPLADSRAKGLEMVEEAKARGLVLMADHTYCFTPAVLKIQELVATGALGDILYVDSVRINLGLVQPDVNVFWDLAPHDLSILDFVLPGGLHPTEIAAHGADPLGTGRDCVGHLTFGLPNDAMVHIHVNWLSPTKIRQMIIGGSKRTLVWDDLNPQQRLSVYDRGVSLEHQPRSAADKRTSAISYRLGDTWSPALQEREPLGQVVAELASSIRNHTMPRTSGESGLRVLSVLEAVTQSLSTDGQSTVVAGNEVNLQVAR, translated from the coding sequence ATGAGCATAAGAACTATTCCATCAGGACAACTGAACGGGCACGCGTTGCGGCCAAAACTCCGCATTGCAGTGGTAGGGGCAGGCTACTGGGGTCCCAACCTTGCCCGAAACCTCAAAGCCAGCCCCGACTGGGATCTGGTGGCCATTTGCGACCTCGACGTCGAGCGGGGCCTCAAGCTCGCTGAGACGGTAGGCGGGGTGGCCGTCGTCGAGTCTTTGGATGAACTGCTGGACACGTACAACCTCGATGCCGTTGCGGTAGCAACGCCTGCACACACCCATCACGGAGTGGTGATGACGGCATTGCGCGCAGGCAAGCATGTCCTGGTGGAAAAGCCACTGGCGGACAGTCGGGCAAAAGGCCTGGAAATGGTCGAAGAAGCCAAAGCCAGGGGCTTGGTGCTGATGGCGGACCACACCTACTGTTTCACCCCTGCAGTCCTGAAAATCCAGGAACTCGTCGCCACCGGCGCCTTGGGCGACATCCTCTACGTTGATTCGGTACGCATCAACCTTGGCCTGGTCCAACCGGATGTCAACGTCTTCTGGGACCTGGCTCCCCATGACCTTTCCATTTTGGACTTCGTCCTGCCCGGTGGCCTCCATCCCACGGAGATCGCCGCACATGGGGCGGATCCCTTGGGAACGGGCCGCGACTGTGTGGGACACCTGACGTTCGGCCTTCCCAACGATGCCATGGTGCACATCCATGTGAACTGGCTCAGCCCCACCAAGATCCGTCAAATGATCATCGGAGGGTCAAAGAGGACCCTTGTGTGGGATGACCTGAACCCACAGCAACGCCTGAGCGTCTACGACCGCGGTGTCAGCCTTGAACACCAGCCACGCTCAGCTGCGGACAAGAGGACCTCCGCTATTTCCTACCGCCTGGGCGACACATGGTCACCGGCCCTGCAGGAACGGGAACCCCTTGGCCAAGTAGTGGCTGAACTCGCTTCTTCCATCCGGAACCACACCATGCCCCGCACCAGCGGCGAATCCGGACTTCGGGTCCTGTCGGTCCTCGAAGCCGTCACCCAAAGCCTCAGTACCGACGGCCAGTCCACCGTGGTGGCCGGCAACGAGGTCAATCTCCAGGTTGCACGGTGA
- a CDS encoding DegT/DnrJ/EryC1/StrS family aminotransferase has product MTASALHLARIDVMKPWLGEEEAQAVAEVIASGWVAQGPKVRQFEEAFCQVQQAGFAVATSSCTTALHLALVVAGVGPGDDVVVPSFSFIATANAATYVGARPVFADVDPATGCVTAETLKAALTPATKAVIAVDQGGVPVDLDPIRTLCDPLGITVVEDAACAIGSRYHGLPVGAGAEVAAWSFHPRKILTTGEGGMLSTSREDFADTSRRLREHAMSVSAADRHASILAPPEEYLEIGFNYRMTDLQAAVGLVQLGRLREAIQRRRELAATYTNAFAGIEGLRLVGDPDYGTSNFQSCWLEVGPEFPVGRDGLMSVLAEDGISARRGIMAAHRQPAYAGKDTGAASLDATEWLTDHTLILPLYHQLSLHDQVRVIDSVLRAARRLG; this is encoded by the coding sequence ATGACTGCCTCGGCGCTGCACCTGGCCCGCATTGATGTCATGAAGCCATGGCTGGGTGAAGAGGAGGCCCAGGCTGTGGCCGAGGTGATTGCCTCCGGTTGGGTGGCACAAGGGCCCAAAGTCCGGCAGTTCGAGGAAGCGTTCTGCCAGGTGCAACAGGCCGGCTTCGCCGTGGCGACCTCCAGTTGCACCACAGCCCTGCATCTGGCACTTGTGGTGGCCGGGGTGGGGCCAGGCGATGACGTGGTGGTGCCATCGTTCTCCTTCATCGCAACAGCGAATGCCGCAACATACGTTGGAGCGCGGCCGGTGTTTGCCGACGTCGACCCCGCTACCGGCTGCGTCACCGCCGAGACACTGAAAGCGGCGCTGACCCCGGCCACAAAGGCCGTGATCGCTGTTGACCAGGGCGGGGTGCCTGTTGACCTGGATCCCATCCGCACCCTGTGCGATCCCCTGGGAATCACCGTTGTGGAAGATGCTGCCTGCGCCATTGGCTCCCGCTATCACGGCCTGCCCGTGGGGGCGGGAGCGGAGGTAGCAGCCTGGTCCTTCCACCCCAGGAAGATCCTCACCACAGGAGAAGGCGGCATGCTTTCCACCTCACGGGAGGACTTCGCTGATACCTCAAGGCGCCTGCGGGAACACGCCATGAGTGTCTCCGCTGCCGATCGGCACGCCAGCATCCTTGCTCCCCCGGAGGAGTACCTCGAGATCGGGTTCAACTACCGCATGACCGATCTTCAGGCCGCCGTCGGACTCGTCCAACTGGGCCGGCTCCGCGAAGCCATCCAGCGACGACGCGAACTCGCCGCCACCTACACCAACGCCTTCGCCGGAATTGAGGGCCTCCGCCTGGTGGGCGACCCGGACTACGGGACCAGCAATTTCCAGTCCTGCTGGCTTGAAGTGGGGCCGGAGTTCCCCGTGGGGCGCGACGGGCTGATGTCCGTCCTGGCCGAGGACGGAATCTCCGCCCGACGCGGAATCATGGCAGCCCATCGTCAACCGGCCTACGCCGGCAAAGACACCGGCGCTGCGTCCTTGGATGCCACCGAATGGCTGACCGACCACACGCTCATCCTGCCGCTCTACCACCAGCTTTCCCTTCACGACCAGGTCCGGGTCATCGATTCGGTCCTGCGGGCAGCAAGGCGCCTGGGATGA